The DNA region GTCGAGGAAGGCGCCGGTCTGCTGGGGTGTCCAGACCATGACGGGCGACGGCTTCTCGCCCGTCTGCTCACACTTGGTGACCCGTTCGTCGGTCCACACGAGCGCCTTCGGTTTGCGTACGGGGTCGATCTCGACGTGGGCGGCGGGGTTGAAGGTGATGATCTGCTGCCCGATCGCGTCGTTCAGCGATGCCCGGAGGGTGGCCTTGACGTGCTGGCGCGTGGCGGGTCCGGTGATGCGGCGGAAGGGCGGCATCTTGTCGATGGCGGCCTGCATCGCCTTGCGCCGGGCTCGGTTCTCCACGCCCTTCCATGGCACGGTCGCCATCTCGTCGATCGCGGCTCGGCGCTGGGCGTTGTCCCCCAGAATCTGGGCGTTGGCGTCGCGGATGTCCGTGAACATCTCACTGAGGTGGCTGACGCGCAGCCGGTCCAGACGTCGGCCGCCGATGTGCGGCTTCAGGTGGACGCGGATGTCGGTCTCGTAGCGGTTCAGGCCGGACTTGCGTATGCGCTTGCCGGCCAACCACCGGTCGAGCCACTCGGCGACGGTCAGGCTACCGATGAGATCCTGGCCGGCGTTGAGCCGCCGCCTCGTCTCCTCGACCTCGGGCAGAGGTGACCGTTCGCGGCTGACCTCGGCCAGCATCTCGGCGATGAGGCCGGTGCCCTCGGGGTCGTCCGAGTCGGCGAGTCCGAGGAGGGCGCGTACGTGGTCGAGGTCGGCCTGGGCCGCCTTGAGGTTGCTGTACCCGCCATGGGCGAAGGAGCGTCGGCTGCCGTCCTCGCGGGATGGCAGCTCCTGGCGGATGGAGTAGGTGCAGTGGTTCCTGCTGTTGCGCTTGGGGCAGGAGGTGCCGAGTTCCTTGCCAGTCTTGGGGTCGCGGCAGGAGCAGCGGCGGTAGGTGGAGCCCTTCAAAGATCGTTCTCCTCGGTGGTGTCGGGGTCGATGCCGGGTGAGTTGATTACGGCGGCCACGTCGGGCCACAGGAACGGGGGTGTGACGCCCTCTTCCTCGATGAAGGCGCGAACTCTGCGCAGGCGGCTTGCGGCGCCATCGGCCGCTTCGGCGGCACGGGCCTGGGAGCGGAGGGCCTCGGCCTTGCGGTCGGCATTCGGCGCGGTCTGGGCGTGGTAGCGGGCGTACTCCTCGTCGCGTCGTGCGCTTCGCAGTCGCTCCTGGGCGGCGTGGTGGGCCCGGAAGTAACGGAGCATGTCGTCGTCCGCGCCGAGTTCGGTCTCTTCCCCGGTGAACCAGCGCAGCGCGTCCAGGGGGGAGGTGGAGTCCTGGAGCGGAAGCCGCTGCACGTCGTCGGCGTAGCCGACGGGATAGATGAGGCAGATAGGAGGGGTGTTCAGCGCCTGAGCCAGGACCATGACATCGACCAAGGGCAGGTTGGAGCGGCGCCTGGACTCCATGTTGGCGATGACGTTGCGGGGGATCGGGTGGCCCATCTCCTCGCACTTGTCGGCCAAGTCCTGTGCGCTCCAACCCAGTTCCCTCCGTCGTCTGCGGACCTCTGCGGCCACGGTGGCCATGACCTGGTCCACCCACTCCAGGACGTCGTCCTCGTCGTCGGCCTTCTTGGATCTATGGTCGCTGCGGCGTTGTGTCATGGGGACACATTAGCTCGCCTAGCGTTGATTCCAAGACCTGGAGACGGGCGCGGCAGCCGCGTTCGCCGTGGGCTCAGTGATGGATGGAGCGCGTATGCGTGAGAGCGAAGAGGTTGGTCGAGTGAAGGGGATGAGTCGCGGCGAGCTTCTGGGGCTTCCTGCGGCCGTTGACCTGGAGACAGGCAACCGGGCGCTGGGGCTTGGGCGGAGCAAGGGGTATGAGTTCGCCAAGCGTGGCCAGTACCCGTGCAAGGTGCTCAGGCTCGGGAACGCCTACCGGGTGGTGACCGCAGACCTGTTGGCCCTGCTGGGGCTGGCGGCGTGAAGCGCGTAATGCGTAGCAGGCACTTCTGCGCTGAGCTGACACAGAAACGCTGGACTGTGGCACGACGTGGACGTACTGTCCGTGGTCGCTCGCGGTGCCGACAAGCCCGCGAGAAGAGGGAGAGCCTCCGGCGGTGCAACGCCGGAGGCCCCAGGACTCCCCAGCAATCCCATGAGAACCGACCCGGCGGCAGGGGCGTGCAAGCCCGACGCCGCCAGACGAGGAGCCGCCCAATGCAACCCGAGAACCCCGAGCCCTATTCCACCCCCGCCCGAGCGGCCTGGCCCACCACAGCCATCCCCGGCCGACCCGGCGCCCACCTGCGCCCCACTCAGGTTGACAGCGCCACGGTTGACCCGGGCGACGGCTGCGCCAGCGAGGCGGACCCGGCGAGCGGACTGGAAGCCATCCCGGACGCGGATCCGACATCCGGCTCGGAGCTGCTGGATGAACTGCGCTCCCAGATAGCCAAGTTCGTGATCCCACCCTCGTCCGAGGCGCTGGACGCGGTCACCCTGTGGGTGGTGGCAACGCATCTCCAGCCCGGGTGGCAGCACGCCCCACGGCTGGCGGTGGTGGGGCCGGCGAAGCGCTGCGGCAAGTCGCGACTCCTGGACGTGCTGACCGAGACGGTCCACGAGCCGATGCTCACCATCAACACCACACCAGCGGCCATCTTCCGCTCCATCGACGGCGAGGAGCCGCCGACGCTGCTGGTGGACGAGGCCGACACCATCTTCGGCCCCAAGGTCGCGGAGAAGAACGAGGAGACACGCGGCCTC from Streptomyces sp. NBC_01754 includes:
- a CDS encoding transcriptional regulator; the protein is MTQRRSDHRSKKADDEDDVLEWVDQVMATVAAEVRRRRRELGWSAQDLADKCEEMGHPIPRNVIANMESRRRSNLPLVDVMVLAQALNTPPICLIYPVGYADDVQRLPLQDSTSPLDALRWFTGEETELGADDDMLRYFRAHHAAQERLRSARRDEEYARYHAQTAPNADRKAEALRSQARAAEAADGAASRLRRVRAFIEEEGVTPPFLWPDVAAVINSPGIDPDTTEENDL